A region of Plantactinospora sp. BC1 DNA encodes the following proteins:
- a CDS encoding ABC transporter permease, translating into MNPIEQAVVWLNDPLNWTNPGGVLDRLVEHLGISAAAVALGCLVAWPLGLWLGHTGRGGGAVVLVSNVTLAIPTIALLTILPLTALGFGKPPVIIALAVFAVPPLLANAYTGIRQVDPEVRDAARGMGLSGGQLLRRVELPLAVPYLAAGFRTAAVQVVATAALASFVNGGGLGQIISAGFGLGIAVGGGQILAGGLLVALLALLVELVFALVERLVTPRPLRRNRRRTIRRADQRAAAAITGS; encoded by the coding sequence ATGAACCCGATCGAGCAGGCCGTGGTCTGGCTCAACGACCCGCTGAACTGGACCAATCCCGGCGGGGTCCTCGACCGGCTGGTCGAGCACCTCGGCATCTCCGCCGCCGCCGTGGCACTCGGTTGCCTGGTCGCCTGGCCGCTCGGGCTCTGGCTCGGGCACACCGGCCGGGGCGGCGGCGCCGTGGTGCTGGTCTCCAACGTCACGCTGGCGATCCCGACCATCGCGCTGCTCACCATCCTTCCGCTGACCGCGCTCGGCTTCGGCAAGCCGCCGGTGATCATCGCGTTGGCGGTCTTCGCGGTGCCGCCGCTGCTGGCGAACGCCTACACCGGGATCCGGCAGGTCGATCCGGAGGTGCGGGACGCGGCGCGCGGGATGGGGCTCTCCGGCGGGCAGTTGCTGCGCCGGGTGGAGTTGCCGCTCGCGGTGCCCTACCTCGCGGCCGGGTTCCGTACCGCCGCCGTGCAGGTGGTGGCGACCGCCGCGCTCGCCTCGTTCGTCAACGGCGGCGGGCTGGGGCAGATCATCAGCGCCGGGTTCGGGCTCGGCATAGCGGTCGGCGGCGGTCAGATCCTGGCCGGCGGGCTCCTCGTCGCCCTGCTCGCACTGCTGGTCGAACTGGTCTTCGCGCTGGTGGAACGGCTGGTCACCCCGAGGCCGCTGCGCCGGAACCGGCGCCGGACCATCCGGCGGGCCGACCAGCGGGCGGCGGCGGCGATCACCGGCTCCTGA
- a CDS encoding glycine betaine ABC transporter substrate-binding protein: MRTRTRLAVGAAGAVVAAGFLAGCGGAGSSGTQAPATGAQGAGCAPVAGSSLVVLDDDKKLQNTDNIIPAINSKVAQPQLVAALDKVSDSLDTSKLIGLNKAVDVDRKTPKVAAEEFASANNLTAGIPTGGTGSITVGAANFSENQTLGELYRIALTAAGYQVKVQQIGNRELYEPALEKGDIQVVPEYAATMADFLNNKVNAKGGATPPPISSPDLNQTVSGLKAAGEKVGITFGKPSAAQDQNAFAVTKEFADKYGVRTLSELAAKCSGSATVLGGPPECPQRPKCQAGLVQVYNFNAGRFDSLDAGGPQTKSALTSGTISVGLVFSSDGALATS; the protein is encoded by the coding sequence ATGCGTACACGTACACGTCTGGCAGTCGGCGCCGCCGGTGCCGTCGTCGCGGCCGGTTTTCTCGCCGGCTGCGGTGGAGCCGGCTCGTCCGGCACCCAGGCCCCGGCAACCGGGGCGCAGGGCGCCGGTTGCGCACCGGTGGCCGGATCCAGCCTGGTCGTGCTCGACGACGACAAGAAGCTCCAGAACACCGACAACATCATCCCGGCCATCAACAGCAAGGTGGCCCAGCCGCAGTTGGTCGCGGCCCTGGACAAGGTCTCGGACAGCCTCGACACCAGCAAGCTGATCGGGCTGAACAAGGCGGTCGACGTCGACCGCAAGACCCCGAAGGTGGCCGCCGAGGAGTTCGCCTCGGCCAACAACCTCACCGCCGGCATCCCGACCGGTGGCACCGGCTCGATCACCGTCGGCGCGGCCAACTTCAGCGAGAACCAGACCCTGGGCGAGCTGTACCGGATCGCCCTCACCGCCGCCGGCTACCAGGTCAAGGTCCAGCAGATCGGCAACCGCGAACTCTACGAGCCGGCGCTGGAGAAGGGCGACATCCAGGTCGTTCCGGAGTACGCGGCGACGATGGCGGACTTCCTGAACAACAAGGTGAACGCGAAGGGCGGGGCCACCCCGCCGCCGATCTCCTCCCCGGATCTCAACCAGACCGTGAGCGGGCTGAAGGCGGCCGGTGAGAAGGTCGGCATCACCTTCGGCAAGCCGTCGGCGGCCCAGGACCAGAACGCGTTCGCGGTCACCAAGGAGTTCGCCGACAAGTACGGCGTCCGCACCCTCAGCGAGCTGGCAGCGAAGTGCTCCGGCTCGGCGACCGTACTGGGCGGCCCGCCGGAGTGCCCGCAGCGGCCGAAGTGCCAGGCCGGGCTGGTCCAGGTCTACAACTTCAACGCCGGCCGGTTCGACTCGCTCGACGCCGGTGGTCCGCAGACCAAGTCGGCGCTGACCAGCGGCACGATCAGCGTCGGGTTGGTCTTCTCCTCCGACGGCGCACTCGCCACGAGCTGA
- a CDS encoding NADH-quinone oxidoreductase subunit D, whose amino-acid sequence MTGMTADTGALRELTVGTGAGLETADMVLNIGPQHPSTHGVLRLKLVLDGERVISSEPIVGYMHRGAEKLFEVRDYRQIIVLANRHDWLSTFSNELGVVLAVERMMGIEVPERAVWLRTALAELNRVLNHLMFLGSYPLEIGAITPMFYAFRERETLQAVMEEVSGGRIHYMFNRVGGLKEEVPAGWTRRARAAIGEVRRRLPDLDNLIRRNDIFLARTVGVGVLSAADAAAYGASGPVARASGLDLDLRRDEPYLAYGSLDVPVVTRSAGDCHSRFEVLLDQVYVSLDLAERCLDQVDRISGPVNVRLPKVVKAPEGHTYAWTENPLGINGYYLVSRGDKTPWRMKLRTASYANVQALATLLPGCLVPDLIAILGSMFFVVGDIDK is encoded by the coding sequence ATGACGGGCATGACTGCCGACACCGGGGCGCTGCGGGAACTGACCGTCGGCACCGGGGCGGGCCTGGAAACCGCCGACATGGTGCTGAACATCGGGCCGCAGCATCCGTCGACCCACGGCGTACTCCGGCTCAAGCTGGTGCTCGACGGCGAGCGGGTGATTTCCTCCGAGCCGATCGTCGGCTACATGCACCGGGGCGCCGAGAAACTCTTCGAGGTACGCGACTACCGGCAGATCATCGTGCTCGCCAACCGGCACGACTGGCTGTCGACCTTCTCCAACGAGCTGGGCGTGGTGCTGGCGGTCGAGCGGATGATGGGGATCGAGGTGCCGGAGCGGGCCGTCTGGCTGCGTACCGCGCTCGCCGAGCTGAACCGGGTGCTCAACCACCTGATGTTCCTCGGCTCCTACCCGCTGGAGATCGGCGCCATCACCCCGATGTTCTACGCCTTCCGGGAACGCGAGACCCTCCAGGCGGTCATGGAGGAGGTCTCCGGCGGCCGGATCCACTACATGTTCAACCGGGTCGGCGGGCTCAAGGAGGAGGTGCCGGCCGGCTGGACCCGGCGGGCCAGGGCGGCGATCGGCGAGGTACGCCGCCGCCTGCCGGACCTGGACAACCTGATCCGGCGCAACGACATCTTCCTGGCCCGTACCGTCGGGGTCGGGGTGCTCTCCGCCGCCGACGCGGCCGCGTACGGCGCCTCCGGCCCGGTCGCCCGGGCCTCGGGGCTCGACCTCGACCTGCGCCGCGACGAGCCCTACCTGGCGTACGGCTCGCTGGACGTGCCGGTGGTCACCCGGAGCGCCGGTGACTGCCACTCCCGGTTCGAGGTCCTGCTCGACCAGGTGTACGTCTCGCTCGACCTCGCGGAACGCTGCCTGGACCAGGTCGACCGGATCAGCGGTCCGGTGAACGTGCGGCTGCCGAAGGTGGTGAAGGCGCCGGAGGGGCACACCTACGCCTGGACCGAGAACCCGCTCGGGATCAACGGCTACTACCTGGTGTCCCGGGGCGACAAGACGCCGTGGCGGATGAAGCTGCGCACCGCCTCGTACGCCAACGTGCAGGCCCTGGCCACGCTCCTCCCCGGCTGCCTGGTGCCGGACCTGATCGCGATCCTCGGCTCGATGTTCTTCGTCGTCGGCGACATCGACAAGTGA